A DNA window from Pyrus communis chromosome 3, drPyrComm1.1, whole genome shotgun sequence contains the following coding sequences:
- the LOC137728628 gene encoding ankyrin repeat-containing protein ITN1-like encodes MEKAAAQTAKTDMGNGDDGGEKGRAAAEAIKPEEGATNKVYNSTPLLIATIAGTVPLVKEILEQHPQAVEHVNYNERNILHLAIKYRQEPILNLIRSKPTVLARLNERIDCDGNTILHQAADRSYYTIALSQNLIGPAMQLQAELRWFMRVEEILPPHYSMHNNKKELTAEELFYYEHNKLLESAQEWIKETAQSCSTVAVLVATVVFAAAYAIPGGNDQSGRPIFQDDPLFLLFTCMDVVAIACSLSSVAFFLSVLSSPLEYPLFISSLPRKIMTGFVLLFLSMATTMLAFAATILLLIRVEKKWTKSLLYPIAFFPVPLFGLLQFPMYHSFRVMFQKIDAWVLNPFRCILSFSKKRSIWIKRKVH; translated from the exons ATGGAAAAGGCAGCCGCACAAACAGCTAAAACAGACATGGGAAATGGCGATGATGGAGGTGAAAAGGGAAGGGCAGCTGCAGAAGCAATCAAACCGGAAGAGGGGGCAACCAATAAAGTTTACAACTCAACCCCATTGCTTATAGCAACTATCGCAGGAACTGTTCCCCTCGTGAAGGAGATACTTGAGCAGCATCCTCAAGCGGTTGAGCACGTTAACTATAACGAACGCAACATTTTGCATTTGGCAATTAAGTACCGTCAAGAACCAATTCTTAATCTTATCAGAAGCAAACCAACTGTATTGGCGAGGTTGAATGAGAGGATAGACTGCGATGGAAACACCATACTGCACCAGGCTGCAGATAGGAGTTACTACACTATAGCACTGTCTCAGAATTTAATTGGTCCTGCCATGCAGTTGCAAGCAGAGCTGCGCTGGTTTATG CGTGTGGAAGAGATACTACCGCCTCATTACAGCATGCACAACAACAAGAAGGAACTGACAGCAGAGGAGCTGTTCTACTATGAACATAACAAGCTTCTGGAATCGGCACAAGAATGGATAAAAGAAACGGCTCAATCATGCTCAACCGTGGCGGTGCTAGTGGCCACTGTGGTCTTTGCAGCCGCCTACGCCATTCCTGGGGGTAATGATCAAAGTGGCCGTCCTATTTTCCAGGACGATCCTCTCTTTTTGCTCTTCACTTGCATGGACGTTGTGGCTATCGCCTGCTCATTGTCTTCAGTGGCTTTTTTTCTCTCTGTCCTCTCCTCTCCACTCGAGTATCCGCTTTTCATCAGCAGCCTTCCTCGCAAGATCATGACTGGATTCGTCTTGCTCTTCTTGTCCATGGCAACAACCATGCTTGCCTTTGCCGCCACCATTTTGCTCTTGATTCGTGTCGAGAAGAAATGGACCAAGTCTTTACTTTACCCCATTGCCTTTTTCCCAGTCCCTCTCTTCGGCCTGCTGCAGTTTCCTATGTATCATTCTTTCAGAGTCATGTTTCAGAAAATTGATGCCTGGGTTTTGAACCCCTTCCGCTGCATTCTCAGCTTTTCCAAGAAGAGATCAATATGGATCAAGCGTAAGGTGCATTGA
- the LOC137728627 gene encoding probable transcription repressor OFP9: MSKKKASSKQHQRVCRALCCSSCRLSVSSSSSEEVASSSSDRYPSISSLSHAMVQERLDQMIRERQEGLRHVDHRRRKQRAGDDRDQLQAGGGTKFVVMVAMEKCSYDPREDFRESIAAMIVANRIEEPKDLRSLLNYYVSMNSDEYRGIILEVFHQVCSDLFLCKFH, from the coding sequence ATGTCTAAAAAGAAAGCCTCCTCCAAGCAGCACCAGAGAGTATGCAGGGCATTGTGTTGCAGCAGTTGCCGGCTTAGCGTGTCTTCGTCTAGCTCGGAGGAAGTAGCGAGCTCTAGTTCCGATAGGTACCCTTCGATATCAAGCCTATCGCATGCCATGGTTCAAGAGAGACTCGACCAGATGATCAGGGAAAGGCAGGAGGGATTGAGGCACGTTGATCATCGGAGAAGAAAGCAGAGGGCTGGTGACGATCGTGATCAACTTCAAGCAGGAGGAGGGACTAAATTTGTTGTAATGGTTGCAATGGAGAAGTGTTCTTATGATCCGAGGGAGGATTTCAGGGAGTCCATAGCGGCGATGATAGTGGCAAACCGGATAGAAGAGCCTAAGGATCTTCGTAGCCTCTTGAATTATTACGTTTCGATGAATTCCGATGAGTATCGTGGAATTATACTCGAGGTGTTTCATCAAGTTTGCTCTGATTTATTCTTATGTAAATTCCATTAA
- the LOC137728629 gene encoding uncharacterized protein, whose amino-acid sequence MEYQRTHIVQPDQIEKEVQVEELSQIEDLKTPYEFAMEDNWEGVKEYYEKNPEKLLRPMTLDGDNVLHLAASCTSKSQGKKVLEYLVDIRGNSTSYEKRKSLRVQNNDGNNALHQVGVSGSVEAAEFLVSNFNEPVKVSFTTDEDNDALPLLWTRNHLGETPLYRTAALGHTVLVKFYAGKLKEENPDALPMQFNRYDKMSILRMAVIAQHFETALWLLENYDFLAQQKDDEGLTSLQLLAQMPRAFVPQFQQSQWKMLIYHCTYRYSTAMYTCMFVRARFFLKQ is encoded by the exons ATGGAGTACCAGAGAACACACATTGTTCAGCCAGATCAAATCGAGAAAGAGGTCCAAGTGGAGGAGTTAAGccaaattgaagacttgaaaacaccctacgaatttgcaatGGAGGATAACTGGGAAGGCGTGAAGGAATACTACGAGAAGAATCCGGAAAAATTGCTCAGGCCAATGACGCTGGATGGGGACAATGTACTTCACCTTGCGGCTTCTTGCACAAGCAAATCACAAGGAAAAAAAGTCCTTGAATATTTGGTTGACATACGCGGAAATTCAACCAGCTATGAAAAGAGAAAATCTTTGAGGGTTCAGAATAATGACGGAAACAATGCTCTTCACCAGGTGGGTGTGTCCGGCAGTGTGGAAGCGGCAGAGTTCTTGGTGAGCAATTTCAACGAGCCTGTCAAAGTCAGTTTTACTACTGATGAAGACAATGATGCGCTGCCTTTGCTGTGGACTCGGAACCATTTAGGAGAAACTCCGCTCTACAGAACTGCTGCTCTTGGTCACACTGTCTTGGTCAAGTTTTACGCTGGCAAACTGAAGGAGGAGAATCCAGACGCTCTTCCGATGCAGTTCAACAGATATGACAAAATGTCCATTCTTCGTATGGCTGTCATCGCCCAACATTTTG AGACTGCTCTTTGGTTACTAGAGAACTACGATTTTCTAGCACAACAGAAAGACGATGAAGGATTGACAAGCCTTCAATTGTTAGCCCAAATGCCGAGAGCCTTTGTGCCACAGTTTCAACAGAGCCAATGGAAGATGCTCATTTATCATTGTACATATCGTTACTCTACTGCTATGTATACGTGTATGTTTGTGCGTGCACGTTTCTTTTTGAAGCAGTAA
- the LOC137728632 gene encoding ankyrin repeat-containing protein NPR4-like, with protein MLIDLINVHVRVHCPACETYTTTLLCLHHNNKDQTAEEPFCNEHNELLKSAQEWVKETAQSCSTVVVLVATVVFAAAYAIPGGNDQSGRPVFQDDALFLLFTCMDVVAIACSLSSVAFFLSVLSSPLEYPLFINNIPRKVMIDFVLLFLSMATTICSPLPPPFYS; from the coding sequence ATGTTGATCGACCTGATAAATGTCCATGTTCGTGTCCACTGTCCAGCATGTGAGACATATACTACCACCTTATTATGCTTGCACCATAACAACAAGGATCAGACAGCGGAGGAGCCATTCTGCAATGAGCATAACGAACTTCTAAAGTCAGCACAAGAATGGGTAAAAGAAACGGCTCAGTCATGCTCAACCGTGGTGGTGCTAGTGGCCACTGTGGTATTTGCAGCCGCCTATGCCATCCCCGGGGGTAATGACCAAAGTGGCCGTCCTGTTTTCCAGGACGATGCTCTCTTTTTACTCTTCACCTGCATGGACGTTGTGGCCATCGCCTGCTCATTATCTTCTGTGGCATTCTTTCTCTCGGTCCTCTCCTCCCCTCTCGAGTACCCCCTTTTCATCAACAATATTCCTCGCAAGGTCATGATTGATTTCGTCTTGCTCTTCTTGTCAATGGCAACCACCATATGCTCGCCTTTGCCACCACCATTTTACTCCTGA
- the LOC137728630 gene encoding uncharacterized protein, whose amino-acid sequence MAYWRTVAVDQSDQNESDSKLKKIEDSKGAYICAMEDDWEGVKQYYQNKPDELLIPMTVDKDTAFHLAASCCSKSQVRRVLEMLISLLSSTSYCPRCALRKPNNTGNNTLHDVSLSGSVDAAEYLVSNFNEPVEREGEVIIGSSASGNEDKENDVLPLLETRNDLGETPLFRAAALGHIDLVNFYSRKLQKNNPDKLFRHFYRNDKLSILHVAVIEQRFETALWLLENYKYLAHQKDDKGLTCLQLLAQMPTAFEPQFQQSKWKMLIYYWLPDGGDVVTPNLKDDEETNLDSNQMRSQPIFRNKLAGTGGPQAGIIYRIWKDKTNKKWLEKLIHELVKTDYSCLSTNEQLNPKTISLGSNLSKKKKAAEETSKSDNGKGDDGSEKGWEAAKTSKSDRGEGNDGGEEQAEAAKPSISDKAARYEIYNFTPLLIATITGIMPIVEEILEHHPQAVEHVNYNERNILHLAIKNRRKEILNLIKSKPTVMSRLKKWIDCDGNTILHQAADRSYYSIALSQKLIGPAMQLQAELRWMLCVKEILPPRYIMHRNKKDKTAEELFNDQHNGLLKSAQEWIKDTAQSCSTVAVLVATVVFAAAYAIPGGTNDQNGLPVFQDDPLFLLFTCMDVVGIACSLSSVAFFLSILSSPLEYPFFVNSLPRKVMIGFTLLFLSMAATMLAFAATILLLIRVEKKWTKSILYPIAFFPVPLFGLLQFPMYQSLIVALEKIDDWIFTLRCLLGFSKRRSRWGKCKAY is encoded by the exons ATGGCGTACTGGAGAACAGTAGCGGTGGATCAGAGTGATCAAAACGAGAGTGAtagtaaattgaaaaaaattgaagactCGAAAGGTGCCTATATATGTGCCATGGAGGATGACTGGGAAGGCGTGAAACAATACTACCAGAACAAACCAGACGAATTGCTCATTCCAATGACGGTGGACAAGGACACTGCATTTCACCTTGCGGCTTCTTGCTGCAGCAAATCACAAGTCAGAAGAGTACTCGAAATGTTGATCAGTTTACTCAGTTCGACCAGCTATTGCCCGAGATGCGCTCTGAGGAAACCTAATAACACCGGAAACAATACTCTTCACGACGTGAGTTTGTCCGGAAGTGTGGATGCGGCAGAGTACTTGGTGAGCAACTTCAACGAGCCTGTTGAACGTGAAGGCGAGGTCATCATCGGTTCTAGTGCTAGTGGTAATGAAGATAAAGAGAATGATGTGCTGCCGCTGCTGGAGACTCGGAACGATTTAGGAGAAACTCCGCTCTTCAGGGCGGCTGCTCTCGGTCACATTGACTTGGTCAACTTTTATTCTCGCAAACTGCAGAAGAATAATCCGGACAAACTTTTCAGGCACTTCTACAGAAATGACAAACTGTCCATTCTTCATGTGGCAGTCATTGAGCAACGTTTCG AGACTGCTCTTTGGTTACTGGAGAATTACAAATACCTAGCTCACCAAAAGGATGATAAAGGATTGACATGCCTTCAATTGCTAGCCCAAATGCCAACTGCCTTCGAGCCACAATTTCAGCAAAGCAAATGGAAGATGCTCATTTACTATT GGCTTCCTGATGGAGGAGATGTGGTCACACCAAATCtgaaggatgatgaagagaccaaCTTGGATAGCAACCAGATGCGCTCCCAACCTATCTTTCGGAACAAGCTTGCAG GAACAGGAGGCCCGCAGGCCGGCATAATCTACAGGATATGGAaggacaaaacaaacaaaaaatggcTAGAGAAACTCATCCATGAGCTTGTTAAGACGGACTATTCTTGCCTGAGTACTAATGAGCAATTAAATCCCAAGACCATTTCTTTAGGGTCCAAtctcagtaaaaaaaaaaaggcagccGAAGAAACATCCAAATCGGATAACGGAAAAGGTGATGATGGAAGTGAAAAAGGATGGGAAGCCGCAAAAACATCCAAGTCGGATAGGGGAGAAGGTAATGATGGAGGTGAAGAACAAGCGGAAGCTGCAAAACCATCGATTTCGGATAAGGCAGCGAGGTATGAAATTTACAACTTTACCCCATTGCTTATAGCAACTATCACAGGAATTATGCCCATTGTGGAGGAGATACTTGAGCACCATCCTCAGGCAGTCGAGCATGTTAACTATAATGAACGCAACATATTGCATCTAGCCATTAAGAACCGTCGGAAAGAGATACTTAATCTTATCAAAAGCAAACCAACTGTGATGTCGAGGCTGAAGAAGTGGATAGACTGTGATGGCAACACCATATTGCATCAGGCTGCAGATAGGAGTTACTACTCTATAGCGTTGTCTCAGAAACTAATTGGCCCTGCAATGCAATTGCAAGCAGAGCTACGTTGGATGCTG TGTGTAAAAGAGATACTACCGCCTCGGTACATCATGCACCGCAACAAGAAGGATAAGACAGCTGAGGAGCTCTTCAACGACCAGCATAACGGTCTTCTGAAGTCGGCACAAGAATGGATAAAAGACACGGCTCAATCATGCTCAACTGTGGCGGTGCTAGTGGCAACTGTGGTCTTTGCAGCTGCCTACGCCATTCCGGGGGGTACTAATGATCAAAATGGTCTTCCTGTTTTCCAGGACGATCCTCTCTTTTTGCTCTTCACCTGCATGGACGTTGTGGGAATTGCCTGCTCATTATCTTCTGTGGCATTCTTTCTCTCAATCCTCTCCTCCCCTCTCGAGTACCCATTTTTCGTTAACAGTCTTCCTCGCAAGGTCATGATTGGATTCACCTTGCTCTTCTTGTCCATGGCAGCAACCATGCTTGCCTTTGCCGCCACCATTTTGCTCTTGATTCGCGTTGAGAAGAAATGGACCAAGTCTATACTTTACCCTATTGCCTTTTTCCCAGTCCCTCTATTCGGCCTCCTGCAATTTCCCATGTATCAATCCTTGATAGTCGCGTTGGAAAAAATCGATGACTGGATTTTCACCTTACGCTGCCTTCTCGGCTTTTCCAAGAGGAGATCAAGATGGGGCAAGTGTAAGGCGTATTGA